A genomic window from Brassica oleracea var. oleracea cultivar TO1000 chromosome C8, BOL, whole genome shotgun sequence includes:
- the LOC106308588 gene encoding uncharacterized protein LOC106308588 has product MSLSTWPDISYLSISTPKLVNVLRQMGQQVKWPQNMKALDLFRNPGLWCDFDRDHGHKTEDCVALRIEVNELLQKGHLREFLSEKAKNHLNKEVPAKSGGAIPASPPRQDRVIHVISGGSEISGVSHAAARKSTRNAKHGMETTKPKRLLLGTDEISFTAKEQEKILAPHHDALVISLTVGNCLVKRILVDNGSSSNIIFQTACQDLGLEESALACKITPLIGFSGEVKQTSGEITLPAEMINMSTKFLVVDSQSAYNMILGRPWIHDMGAVP; this is encoded by the coding sequence ATGTCGTTATCCACTTGGCCCGACATCTCCTATCTCTCGATATCCACACCGAAGCTAGTCAACGTCTTGAGGCAGATGGGCCAACAGGTCAAGTGGCCTCAAAATATGAAGGCACTTGATTTGTTCCGGAACCCTGGCCTCTGGTGCGACTTCGATCGCGACCACGGTCACAAAACTGAAGACTGCGTCGCTCTAAGGATCGAGGTCAATGAACTACTCCAAAAGGGGCATCTCCGGGAATTCCTCTCAGAAAAAGCCAAGAACCATCTAAATAAAGAGGTGCCGGCCAAATCCGGTGGAGCTATACCCGCCTCACCACCTCGCCAGGACCGAGTGATCCATGTCATATCCGGAGGTTCAGAGATAAGCGGCGTGAGTCATGCAGCTGCCAGGAAAAGCACCCGAAACGCCAAGCACGGCATGGAGACGACCAAACCAAAGCGCTTGCTCCTAGGTACCGACGAAATAAGCTTCACAGCTAAGGAGCAGGAGAAGATCCTGGCTCCCCACCACGATGCCCTGGTCATCTCGCTCACCGTAGGAAACTGCTTGGTAAAAAGAATACTAGTGGACAATGGTAGCTCCAGCAACATCATCTTCCAGACTGCTTGCCAGGACCTAGGGCTGGAGGAGAGCGCCCTGGCGTGCAAAATAACTCCACTCATCGGATTCAGCGGCGAAGTCAAGCAAACATCCGGAGAGATCACTCTCCCAGCTGAAATGATCAACATGTCTACCAAGTTCCTGGTCGTCGACAGTCAATCAGCATACAACATGATCCTAGGAAGACCCTGGATTCACGACATGGGAGCAGTCCCTTAA